AGTGCCAACCGAGGGCTTGAGCGGCTTGGATGACTTGGGCGATCGCTTCTGCTTGGTCTTTAGGATCGCGGACTACGCCGTTCTTACCAACGCGCGATCGCCCGACTTCAAATTGTGGTTTGACGAGCAAAATTACTTCCCGTGGTTCTTTGAGCAATTGCCATAGGGCGGGTAAGACTTTGGTGAGGGAAATAAAGGAAACGTCGGCGACTCCCAGGTCTGCGTCAGGTTGCCCTTGTTCGTACAAGTCTTCTGGTTTTAGGTGCCGTAGGTTGGTGCGCTCTCGCAAAACGACACGGGGGTCTTGGCGCAGTGTCCAAGCGACTTGTCCATAGCCAACATCTACGCCGTAAACTTTCTGGGCTCCTGACTGCAACAGACAATCGGTAAAGCCCCCGGTAGAAATGCCCCCGTCTAAGCAAATGCGTCCAGTGATTTCGATGGGAAAGGCTTCTAGGGCTTTGGCTA
This region of Trichocoleus desertorum NBK24 genomic DNA includes:
- a CDS encoding TlyA family RNA methyltransferase — its product is MAKQRLDTLLVDLELCDSRQQAQRLIRAGEVMVNQQVIDKPGTEIDPAAQITVKQRSPYVSRGGEKLAKALEAFPIEITGRICLDGGISTGGFTDCLLQSGAQKVYGVDVGYGQVAWTLRQDPRVVLRERTNLRHLKPEDLYEQGQPDADLGVADVSFISLTKVLPALWQLLKEPREVILLVKPQFEVGRSRVGKNGVVRDPKDQAEAIAQVIQAAQALGWHYQDLTWSPLQGPAGNIEYLLWLSMNSNTSTPDLAAIVQITQAAQKALAGREG